One part of the Salinimonas iocasae genome encodes these proteins:
- a CDS encoding TIGR03643 family protein, with the protein MKDALDEVTRSRIIEMAWEDRTPFDIIESRFGYSEKAVIRLMRRHLNRRAFENWRARVSGRKTKHAALRSKDITRGYCRSQYKPQGAG; encoded by the coding sequence ATGAAAGATGCGCTTGATGAAGTCACAAGATCCCGCATTATCGAAATGGCGTGGGAGGACAGAACCCCCTTTGATATTATCGAAAGCCGGTTTGGTTACAGCGAAAAAGCTGTTATCCGGCTGATGCGCCGTCACTTGAATCGCCGCGCATTTGAAAATTGGCGGGCGCGGGTCTCAGGCCGAAAAACAAAGCATGCGGCACTGCGGTCAAAAGATATTACCCGGGGATACTGCCGCTCTCAGTATAAGCCGCAGGGCGCCGGCTAA
- a CDS encoding high-potential iron-sulfur protein: MKSVNRRDFLRMAGTSLIGMTLGGAALRANAQELLKKDDPTAKALNYTPKSTVDGSRCGNCMYIQGDESKSERPCAIFPGKLVNVDGWCSAWVKRPG; this comes from the coding sequence ATGAAAAGTGTGAATCGCCGCGACTTTTTACGGATGGCAGGCACCTCGCTGATTGGTATGACGTTGGGTGGTGCGGCACTTCGTGCTAATGCGCAAGAGCTGCTGAAAAAAGACGACCCTACTGCGAAAGCCCTGAACTACACGCCAAAGTCTACGGTTGATGGTTCAAGGTGTGGAAACTGCATGTATATTCAGGGTGACGAAAGCAAGAGCGAACGCCCTTGTGCAATATTCCCCGGTAAACTGGTGAATGTTGATGGTTGGTGCAGCGCCTGGGTCAAACGCCCTGGCTAA
- a CDS encoding bestrophin-like domain, whose product MNTFQQLTDSLSIFAIFTVIALIALVVFELGYRHGRWWQERTPEEKEGPTGMIVGSLLSLMAFLLAITMGMASERFNKRHALVLEEANSIGTTYLRAGFLPEKEALLSRNYIEEYVLLRTGSGEANEVNSRITQSVVLHERLWSTAEQLARRHYDSPILALYIDALNDTIDLHETRVAAGIYSRVPATIVILLLLGSMLTMGMVGYNAGLTRRRSPVTAIVLIGVLAAVITLIIDLDRPQGGFLTVSQQPLIDLQQQIAQSASSSKK is encoded by the coding sequence ATGAACACATTTCAGCAGCTCACTGACTCACTCTCTATTTTTGCTATTTTCACTGTAATTGCCCTGATTGCGCTAGTGGTGTTTGAGTTGGGATACCGGCATGGCAGATGGTGGCAGGAACGTACTCCTGAGGAAAAAGAAGGGCCCACGGGCATGATCGTGGGTTCATTGTTATCGCTTATGGCTTTTTTGCTGGCCATTACAATGGGCATGGCTTCTGAGCGGTTCAACAAGCGTCATGCACTGGTGCTGGAAGAAGCTAATTCTATCGGCACAACCTACTTGCGTGCAGGGTTTCTGCCAGAGAAAGAGGCACTGCTCTCACGAAATTATATCGAAGAGTATGTTTTATTACGTACTGGTTCAGGCGAAGCCAATGAGGTAAACAGCAGAATTACGCAATCCGTTGTATTACATGAACGGCTATGGAGTACCGCAGAGCAGCTTGCCAGAAGACATTACGACTCTCCGATCCTGGCGCTATACATCGACGCGCTTAACGACACCATCGATTTGCACGAAACGCGTGTTGCAGCCGGTATCTACTCACGCGTACCGGCCACTATTGTTATCTTATTATTGTTAGGCTCGATGCTGACAATGGGCATGGTCGGCTATAACGCCGGGCTGACCCGACGGCGCAGTCCGGTCACTGCAATAGTGCTTATTGGTGTGCTGGCGGCCGTGATTACGCTTATTATCGATTTAGATCGCCCACAGGGCGGCTTTTTGACAGTGAGCCAGCAGCCTCTGATTGATTTGCAGCAACAAATCGCACAGTCCGCCTCCTCTTCAAAAAAATAG
- a CDS encoding flavin reductase family protein, whose product MTERRITGNDIEQMDKRYRAAFINSLSGVKSANLIGTCQRRGYFENLAIVSSVVHIGAHPPLLGMIMRPHTVTRDTLENIQQTGIYTINHVSEAHTLAAHQTSARYPAQVSEFEAAGLTPWYADDFDAPFVKSCPVKLAMKLAEIIPVEINNTQLVIGEVTSVWIDDKAITATGQVDLDTLGVAAVTGLDTYHSLQRVGRYPYAKP is encoded by the coding sequence ATGACTGAACGCCGCATTACCGGCAACGACATCGAGCAAATGGACAAGCGCTATCGCGCTGCGTTTATCAATAGTCTGTCCGGTGTCAAAAGCGCCAATCTGATTGGCACCTGTCAGCGCCGTGGCTATTTTGAAAATCTGGCTATTGTGTCCTCGGTAGTGCACATCGGTGCACATCCGCCCTTATTGGGCATGATTATGCGCCCCCACACCGTTACCCGGGATACGCTGGAGAATATTCAGCAAACGGGTATCTATACTATCAATCATGTATCTGAAGCGCATACACTGGCTGCGCACCAGACTTCGGCACGCTATCCGGCACAGGTCAGCGAATTTGAGGCTGCCGGGCTGACACCGTGGTATGCAGATGATTTTGATGCTCCCTTTGTGAAAAGTTGTCCGGTAAAGCTGGCCATGAAGCTGGCCGAGATCATTCCGGTTGAGATCAACAATACTCAGTTGGTAATAGGCGAAGTAACGTCTGTTTGGATCGATGATAAAGCAATTACAGCAACGGGGCAGGTAGATTTAGATACATTAGGGGTGGCCGCTGTTACCGGACTGGATACGTATCATTCGCTACAAAGAGTTGGCCGCTACCCTTATGCGAAGCCTTAG
- a CDS encoding exonuclease domain-containing protein produces MRKTLPERYYLDHFHEFLRFFDGESAGLLCQTSREFISAFRKLDANKQCIIARAANRKYALINRAHFNYEEIFQPQQQLTELEESGWFAPAENVSMQDFAGVVTKNDLLAYLAAYPVSQRLNHLKKPELIALLFDQINQYGWPQTLPQTDYLLKTFEPSLRYLLFLYFGNTKGRLNQFSMRDLGVMRTRSDAASTQARFVTLEDAQSAFYFASALDEMPYWPDEKLVQMASDNWPGTDSAASEAYAEKYLFKLGCRLLPLARNEALNVLQQAPGDAAREKWIREVFKEDKALAKSALEKIIDNPASDSQLAFAEDFYARKFHKKRTSALTDMLRNSSKTLQLDISQNQRVERGVIAWYKRQNITAWRTENRLWRTLFGLTFWTQLFEQDQLVTEFDRRPQSLRYNRFYETFAQSIDALLDSFTTPDVLLQHVTKQAAAHYGKVNSVFMWRANQLETVTALLEYGPFESVKRLLKMMAQDYAGLSDGFPDIMVREDNALRFEEIKAPGDVLRRNQLVSIQRMQRAGFTVHVTQVDWFSDPLQPYVVVDIETTGGNNGYHRITEIGMVKMIGAEIVDSWQSLLHPQRHIPSSITRLTGISNEMVADAPLFSEVADEIERFTEDCVFVAHNVNFDYGFIKQEFARLERDFRRPKLCTVVQMRRAYPGLPSYSLASLTHHFGISMEQHHRAMSDARAAAQLLNLIHERTLAS; encoded by the coding sequence ATGCGAAAAACCCTTCCAGAGCGCTACTACCTCGACCACTTTCATGAATTTTTGCGTTTTTTCGATGGAGAAAGCGCAGGTTTGCTGTGTCAGACCAGCCGCGAGTTTATCAGTGCTTTTCGAAAACTTGATGCCAACAAGCAATGTATTATCGCCAGGGCGGCAAATCGAAAATATGCGCTCATCAACCGTGCGCACTTTAATTACGAAGAGATTTTTCAGCCACAGCAGCAACTGACAGAACTGGAAGAAAGCGGGTGGTTTGCGCCTGCAGAAAATGTGTCTATGCAGGATTTCGCCGGCGTAGTAACTAAAAACGATTTGCTTGCATACCTTGCCGCTTATCCGGTTTCACAACGCCTTAATCACCTGAAAAAGCCGGAACTGATAGCGCTATTGTTTGATCAGATAAATCAGTATGGCTGGCCACAAACGCTGCCTCAGACCGACTATCTGCTTAAAACATTTGAGCCGAGCCTGCGTTATTTGCTGTTTCTGTATTTTGGCAATACGAAAGGCCGCCTTAATCAATTTTCCATGCGAGACTTAGGGGTCATGCGCACCCGTTCAGATGCTGCAAGTACACAGGCGCGTTTTGTCACCCTAGAAGATGCTCAGTCTGCATTCTACTTTGCCAGCGCATTGGATGAGATGCCTTACTGGCCTGATGAAAAGCTTGTGCAGATGGCATCAGATAACTGGCCTGGTACAGACTCTGCAGCCAGTGAGGCCTACGCTGAAAAATACCTCTTCAAGCTGGGCTGCCGCCTGCTGCCATTAGCGCGTAACGAGGCATTGAACGTATTGCAACAAGCCCCTGGTGATGCTGCGCGGGAAAAGTGGATAAGGGAAGTCTTTAAAGAAGACAAGGCGCTGGCAAAATCAGCGCTTGAGAAAATTATTGATAATCCGGCTTCTGATTCTCAGTTGGCTTTTGCGGAAGATTTCTACGCCAGAAAGTTTCATAAAAAGCGAACCAGTGCGCTGACTGACATGCTACGTAACTCAAGCAAAACACTACAGCTTGATATCAGCCAGAATCAACGTGTAGAGCGCGGTGTTATTGCCTGGTATAAGCGGCAGAACATCACCGCCTGGAGAACGGAAAACCGCCTGTGGCGAACCCTTTTCGGATTAACGTTCTGGACACAGTTATTTGAACAGGATCAGTTGGTTACAGAGTTTGATCGCAGACCACAAAGTCTCAGGTACAACCGCTTCTACGAGACTTTTGCACAAAGCATTGATGCGTTATTAGACAGCTTTACTACCCCGGATGTGCTGCTACAACATGTCACAAAACAAGCTGCGGCCCATTATGGCAAAGTAAATAGTGTGTTTATGTGGCGGGCGAATCAGCTTGAGACTGTCACCGCCCTGCTCGAATACGGTCCGTTCGAGTCTGTTAAAAGATTATTGAAAATGATGGCGCAGGATTATGCCGGCCTGTCTGATGGCTTCCCTGATATTATGGTGCGTGAAGACAATGCGCTTCGCTTCGAGGAAATTAAAGCCCCTGGTGATGTGTTGCGCCGTAATCAGCTGGTTTCTATTCAGCGCATGCAACGCGCCGGCTTCACAGTTCATGTTACGCAGGTAGACTGGTTCTCCGATCCTCTCCAACCCTACGTTGTGGTCGATATAGAAACGACAGGCGGCAATAACGGCTATCACCGGATTACCGAGATTGGCATGGTAAAAATGATTGGCGCAGAGATAGTGGACAGTTGGCAGTCTTTACTGCACCCACAGCGGCACATACCATCATCGATAACCCGTTTGACGGGTATTTCCAATGAGATGGTGGCTGATGCGCCCCTATTCAGCGAAGTAGCGGATGAGATTGAGCGGTTCACAGAGGATTGTGTATTTGTTGCGCACAATGTCAATTTTGATTATGGCTTCATCAAACAGGAGTTCGCGCGGCTGGAGCGCGACTTCAGACGGCCTAAGCTTTGTACGGTAGTGCAGATGCGGCGCGCTTATCCGGGCTTGCCATCCTACTCACTGGCGTCACTGACCCATCATTTTGGTATTTCAATGGAACAGCATCACCGGGCGATGTCTGATGCCCGCGCTGCTGCACAACTGTTAAATCTTATCCATGAACGCACTTTGGCTTCCTGA
- a CDS encoding CPXCG motif-containing cysteine-rich protein codes for MSLATPATFHCPYCMEPNEVEIDEINDSGHMQVVDCQVCCQPIEMTVHGQGDTLSVEVQREND; via the coding sequence ATGAGCTTAGCCACACCCGCCACTTTTCATTGCCCATACTGTATGGAACCCAACGAAGTTGAGATTGATGAGATAAATGATTCGGGTCATATGCAGGTGGTTGATTGCCAGGTCTGCTGTCAGCCAATTGAAATGACAGTCCACGGACAAGGCGATACATTATCGGTGGAGGTTCAGCGCGAAAATGACTGA